A genome region from Dolichospermum compactum NIES-806 includes the following:
- a CDS encoding glycosyltransferase: MASSIFISVIICTHNPRPDYLSRVLQALKVQTLPKEMWELLLVDNTSEKILSTEIDLSWHPNSHHIREEQLGLTPARLRGIKESQAEVLVFVDDDNVLDRDYLEVTLKISEDYPFIGAWGGQIRPEFEEAPAEWIKPYLGMLAIREFDRDIWSNFLSNYDYVPCGAGLCIRRPVVEKYLEMTKNDHNRLRFGSISNNFVTCEDIDLVLTACDIGLGMGQFKSLKLLHLLPKNRLQESYLLKLQEGNGYSVTILESFRGKLPSLSSPTWRGRILNYYQLWRMEPKAKLFFQASKRGIDKATQELIGSLNQSK, translated from the coding sequence ATGGCTTCTTCAATATTTATATCTGTTATTATCTGTACGCATAATCCTCGTCCAGATTATTTAAGTCGAGTTTTACAAGCACTTAAAGTTCAAACACTTCCCAAAGAAATGTGGGAGCTATTATTGGTTGACAACACTAGTGAAAAGATTCTTTCAACGGAAATAGATCTAAGTTGGCATCCGAATTCTCATCACATACGAGAAGAACAATTAGGATTAACTCCAGCAAGATTAAGAGGAATAAAAGAATCACAAGCAGAGGTTCTAGTATTTGTTGATGATGATAATGTCTTAGATAGAGATTATCTTGAAGTTACCTTAAAAATAAGTGAAGATTATCCTTTTATAGGGGCATGGGGCGGACAGATTAGACCAGAGTTTGAGGAGGCTCCAGCAGAATGGATAAAACCATATTTAGGAATGTTAGCAATCCGAGAATTTGATCGTGACATTTGGTCGAATTTTCTAAGCAATTACGATTACGTACCTTGCGGTGCAGGATTGTGTATTCGTCGCCCTGTGGTAGAAAAATATTTAGAGATGACTAAGAATGACCACAACCGCCTACGATTTGGAAGCATCTCCAACAATTTCGTGACTTGCGAGGATATAGATTTAGTACTTACAGCTTGTGATATTGGCTTAGGCATGGGGCAATTCAAATCCTTAAAATTACTCCATCTACTGCCTAAAAATCGATTACAAGAGAGTTATTTACTGAAATTACAGGAGGGGAACGGTTATTCAGTTACTATACTTGAGTCTTTTAGAGGAAAATTACCAAGCCTTAGCTCCCCTACATGGAGAGGCAGAATATTAAATTATTATCAACTATGGAGAATGGAACCAAAAGCTAAATTATTTTTTCAGGCATCAAAAAGAGGTATAGATAAAGCCACACAGGAATTAATAGGATCTCTTAACCAATCTAAATAA
- a CDS encoding motility associated factor glycosyltransferase family protein: MTKSKVDLVKEKILLLKQSNLDVKDSLDFLHNIAENIPVVIVTCGPSLSQIPQEKLIALGSKCILIAVKQAHEYLNGVEIFHLINQGNLKKYKYRKSTYVISSFNDADPEIFSPVDIYLPLKERNPAKRLAVTLEFEKFLLAKVPQRPWGPGIILESAIYLALHLGSKDIFLVSYDLASPNASNFKHYNKFYESNKSSKNETAEFYLSKIARKVAVITGYSEARIRYEFGLKYNPTGAIDPDENKILIDSSHDLHKWLMSRGIKLRICSNNSFVSNSIPRVDVDEMEKIIVSKNF, from the coding sequence ATGACTAAATCAAAAGTTGATCTGGTTAAGGAAAAAATTCTGCTTTTAAAGCAAAGCAATTTAGATGTTAAAGATTCTTTAGATTTTCTGCATAACATTGCAGAGAACATTCCAGTTGTAATTGTTACCTGTGGTCCATCACTCAGCCAGATACCTCAAGAAAAACTGATTGCATTAGGTTCAAAATGTATATTAATTGCAGTTAAGCAAGCACATGAATATTTAAACGGAGTTGAAATTTTTCATCTTATAAATCAAGGAAACTTAAAAAAATACAAATATCGTAAAAGTACATACGTTATCTCCTCTTTCAATGATGCAGATCCAGAAATATTTTCTCCCGTAGATATCTATTTACCTCTTAAGGAGAGAAACCCAGCAAAGAGACTAGCTGTGACTCTTGAATTTGAGAAATTTTTATTGGCAAAAGTGCCACAAAGACCTTGGGGACCTGGAATAATTTTAGAATCTGCTATTTATCTAGCACTTCACCTGGGATCAAAAGATATTTTCTTAGTCAGTTATGATCTGGCTTCTCCTAATGCGAGTAATTTTAAACATTATAATAAGTTTTACGAAAGTAATAAAAGCTCCAAAAATGAAACTGCGGAGTTCTATTTGTCAAAAATAGCTCGAAAAGTAGCTGTAATAACAGGATATTCAGAAGCTAGAATTAGATATGAATTTGGTTTGAAATATAATCCAACTGGAGCTATTGATCCAGATGAAAATAAAATATTAATAGATTCTTCTCATGATTTACACAAGTGGCTTATGAGTCGTGGAATTAAATTAAGAATTTGCAGTAATAATTCATTTGTGAGTAACTCAATCCCCCGCGTTGATGTTGATGAGATGGAAAAAATAATAGTTTCTAAGAATTTTTAA
- a CDS encoding glycosyltransferase family protein, with translation MLAGFCTEARSAADWEMWKRIAAHYPIWYEPQVLASFRLHSASESSRLIRKGENVADTRRAIEISKLYLPNTISQEVTMQAREYYAFNALNRAITLINQDDFEAAIAQIKEAFKCSYSIKVIRFMLGILRQNRRQLFRRLKSLCF, from the coding sequence ATGTTAGCAGGATTTTGTACCGAAGCCAGATCTGCTGCTGACTGGGAAATGTGGAAAAGAATTGCTGCACACTATCCAATTTGGTATGAACCTCAAGTTTTAGCCAGTTTTCGCCTACATTCGGCTTCAGAATCGTCTCGATTGATTAGAAAAGGTGAAAATGTTGCTGACACACGCAGGGCGATTGAAATTTCTAAATTGTATTTACCTAATACAATTAGCCAAGAAGTCACAATGCAAGCAAGGGAATATTATGCCTTTAATGCACTTAATCGGGCTATTACATTAATTAATCAAGATGATTTTGAAGCAGCGATCGCTCAAATTAAAGAGGCATTTAAGTGTAGTTACTCGATTAAGGTAATCAGATTTATGCTTGGTATCCTCAGACAAAATAGAAGACAATTATTTAGACGGCTGAAATCTTTATGTTTCTGA
- a CDS encoding glycoside hydrolase family 99-like domain-containing protein: MPDIKAIAFYLPQYHPIPENDQWWGKGFTEWTNVTKSKPLFKEHYQPHIPADLGFYDLRLPEARQAQADLAREYGIHGFCYYHYWFNGKRLLERPFNDVLASGKPDFPFCLCWANETWSRRWLGEEKEILLKQSYSDEDTVNHAQWLSKAFADPRYIRIQGRPLFIIYKPLDLPDSKKTIERLKSECMTLGIPEPYIIGCNAHCSNVDCKTIGCDHTLDVQPQLGRLPNAFEDGKPRFSRFKRNLKLNIFSSTLKVYDSPWARQVMCPTFHGQSTSAYPTVFVSWDNSPRRGKNSISLKNSTPKEFEEKLSDVVNKLPLRQDLDDNIVFINAWNEWAEGNHLEPDLRNGKAYLEAIKRVIKI; the protein is encoded by the coding sequence ATGCCTGATATAAAAGCGATCGCCTTCTACCTCCCCCAATATCATCCCATTCCTGAAAATGATCAATGGTGGGGCAAGGGTTTTACAGAATGGACAAATGTTACGAAATCCAAACCCTTATTTAAAGAACACTATCAACCCCACATTCCTGCTGACTTAGGCTTTTATGATTTGCGCCTACCAGAAGCGCGACAAGCTCAAGCTGACCTAGCACGAGAATACGGTATTCACGGATTTTGTTATTATCACTATTGGTTTAATGGTAAAAGATTATTAGAACGTCCTTTTAATGACGTACTTGCTTCAGGAAAACCTGATTTTCCTTTTTGTCTTTGTTGGGCTAATGAAACTTGGTCTCGACGATGGTTGGGAGAAGAAAAGGAAATTTTACTTAAACAAAGTTATTCAGATGAAGATACTGTCAATCATGCACAATGGCTGTCCAAAGCTTTTGCTGATCCGAGATATATCCGCATTCAAGGTAGACCCCTTTTTATAATTTATAAACCTCTAGATTTACCTGATTCTAAAAAAACTATAGAGCGTTTGAAATCGGAATGTATGACATTAGGCATTCCTGAACCTTACATTATTGGCTGTAATGCTCATTGTAGCAATGTAGATTGTAAAACTATTGGTTGCGACCATACCTTAGATGTTCAGCCTCAATTGGGTAGATTACCCAATGCTTTTGAAGATGGTAAACCCAGGTTCAGTCGTTTTAAGCGAAATTTAAAACTGAATATCTTCAGTTCAACCTTAAAAGTTTACGATAGCCCATGGGCAAGACAAGTCATGTGTCCTACATTTCATGGTCAAAGCACCTCTGCCTATCCTACAGTTTTTGTGAGTTGGGATAATAGTCCTAGAAGGGGAAAAAATTCTATTTCTTTGAAAAATTCAACTCCCAAAGAGTTTGAGGAGAAATTATCTGACGTAGTTAATAAATTGCCTTTACGTCAGGACTTAGATGATAATATCGTCTTTATTAATGCCTGGAATGAATGGGCTGAAGGAAATCATTTAGAGCCAGACTTACGCAACGGCAAAGCTTATCTGGAAGCAATAAAGCGGGTTATTAAAATTTAG
- a CDS encoding glycosyltransferase family 4 protein, giving the protein MHILYDGEIYGAQKVGGISRYFDNIISRLPQDFEPILTSPRSRNEPHPHHPNLKIFNYKRFGFKPGRVSYWLEKYYFRAVEATTNNPQIFHPTYYSLLTHQEFQERRCPIILTVYDMIHEIFPHLIDKQGQFAEIKRRAILASDIILCISKSTKNDLLERYPLPENRVLITHLATEFNPSLEENNDFIPSRPFFLYVGSRGTYKNFNNLLIALAKIGSKIPDVLLCVVGSPFDSTEKEQISKLNLDNHIENFSYASDAHLAKLYRNCVAFVYPSLYEGFGIPLLEAMICQAPIIASNTSSFPEVVGDAGLLFDPTSVADLADRLLFMLDNPAERDILITKGLERVKHFSWDKTAAQTVEAYRSVLR; this is encoded by the coding sequence ATGCATATTCTATATGATGGCGAGATCTATGGTGCCCAAAAAGTAGGAGGCATTAGTCGCTACTTTGACAATATTATTAGCCGATTGCCACAAGATTTTGAGCCAATCCTAACAAGTCCACGCTCGCGGAATGAACCCCATCCTCATCATCCAAATTTAAAAATATTTAACTATAAACGATTTGGCTTTAAACCAGGAAGGGTGTCTTATTGGCTAGAAAAATATTATTTTCGAGCCGTTGAAGCAACAACCAACAACCCTCAAATTTTTCATCCGACTTATTACTCATTACTCACACATCAAGAATTCCAAGAAAGGCGTTGTCCGATTATTCTAACCGTTTATGATATGATTCATGAAATCTTTCCTCATTTAATTGATAAACAAGGACAATTTGCTGAGATAAAGCGTAGGGCAATATTAGCTTCAGATATAATTTTGTGTATTTCCAAAAGTACAAAAAATGATTTATTAGAACGTTATCCATTACCCGAAAACAGAGTTCTTATAACTCACTTAGCAACAGAATTTAATCCATCTCTGGAAGAAAACAACGATTTTATACCCTCCCGCCCCTTCTTCCTTTATGTAGGCTCAAGAGGGACTTATAAAAACTTTAATAATTTGTTAATTGCTTTGGCAAAAATAGGTTCTAAAATTCCAGATGTCCTACTTTGCGTCGTTGGTTCTCCATTTGATTCTACAGAAAAAGAACAAATTAGCAAATTAAATCTAGATAATCATATTGAAAACTTTAGTTACGCTAGTGATGCTCACTTAGCTAAACTTTATAGAAATTGTGTTGCCTTCGTTTATCCATCTTTGTATGAAGGTTTTGGTATTCCTCTTTTGGAGGCAATGATTTGTCAAGCACCAATAATTGCTTCTAATACCTCCAGTTTCCCCGAAGTAGTTGGCGATGCGGGCTTACTCTTTGATCCTACTTCTGTAGCAGACCTTGCTGATAGATTATTATTTATGCTTGATAATCCAGCAGAAAGGGATATTTTAATCACGAAAGGTCTAGAGCGAGTTAAACATTTTAGCTGGGATAAGACAGCTGCTCAGACTGTGGAAGCCTATCGTTCTGTCTTGAGATAA
- a CDS encoding glycosyltransferase, translated as MLAGLKELGCEVTLMSSTLSSETPWELSSIEVLKSQWCNDVLIYEPTRLDYKLISLFARYYRFTKQTPPISSLLNTPLGMRSWFLKKFELIKPEIIVMNYAYWDQLFHDKKINSVRKIIDIHDLVSLNSSMQGTVSKYITIPVTNKTEIEDKVLQENFFDPLYMEASSEEFDIFDNYDYTISISSKETEIIKSKTSKTHVVYIPVKQPTCQLNNQYSEGAILTIGPNMFNIQGYLYFIKKVLPLILERDSTFLLQVTGGYCKNIYAPEGVELSGFVPDLKEFYETSRFAICPVLAGTGQQIKIVEAMAHGLPVIATRFSGERSPIIHNENGFIANNSREFAEYSLQLWQDKSLCKKLGENARNSISQGFSRESLLKDLSLLLN; from the coding sequence ATGTTAGCAGGATTAAAAGAACTTGGTTGTGAAGTGACCTTAATGAGTTCAACTCTTTCTTCGGAAACTCCCTGGGAGCTTTCTAGCATTGAAGTTTTAAAGTCCCAATGGTGTAACGATGTCCTTATCTATGAACCGACACGACTTGATTATAAATTAATTTCTCTCTTTGCAAGATATTATCGGTTTACTAAACAAACCCCACCGATTAGTTCTTTATTAAATACTCCTTTGGGAATGCGTAGCTGGTTTCTAAAGAAATTTGAACTAATTAAACCAGAAATTATTGTCATGAACTATGCCTATTGGGATCAGTTATTTCATGACAAAAAAATCAATTCAGTTCGTAAAATCATTGACATACATGATTTAGTATCATTAAATAGTTCTATGCAAGGTACAGTTAGCAAATACATAACTATTCCTGTTACCAACAAAACTGAAATTGAGGATAAGGTTTTACAAGAAAATTTTTTTGATCCTCTTTACATGGAAGCTTCATCAGAAGAATTTGATATATTTGATAACTACGATTACACTATCTCAATTAGCTCAAAAGAAACGGAAATCATTAAAAGTAAAACATCCAAAACCCATGTGGTTTACATACCCGTAAAACAACCTACTTGTCAACTCAACAACCAGTATAGTGAAGGTGCAATTTTAACAATTGGCCCAAATATGTTTAATATTCAAGGATATCTTTATTTCATAAAAAAAGTTTTGCCGCTTATTCTGGAAAGAGATTCAACTTTTTTACTGCAAGTAACAGGCGGCTATTGCAAAAATATTTATGCCCCTGAAGGAGTAGAGTTGTCTGGATTTGTGCCAGATTTAAAGGAATTTTACGAAACTTCCAGGTTTGCCATTTGTCCTGTACTTGCTGGAACAGGGCAACAGATTAAAATTGTGGAAGCAATGGCTCATGGACTACCCGTAATTGCCACTCGGTTTTCGGGTGAGCGATCACCAATTATTCACAATGAAAATGGATTTATCGCCAATAATTCGAGAGAGTTTGCTGAATATTCTTTGCAACTTTGGCAAGATAAAAGTCTATGCAAAAAATTAGGAGAAAATGCCAGAAATTCGATCTCACAGGGATTTTCAAGAGAGAGTTTGCTGAAAGACTTATCACTCTTACTTAACTAG
- a CDS encoding DUF2887 domain-containing protein, whose product MKTDKLFYRIFLNQPGLISELVSGIPPDCEFEYSAPVIKENETRLDGLLTPVNKKTDFPLIFLEAQMQRDQKFYGRYFRGIFSYLEQYETKGSWQGLLIILNNRLDLGSEIPYQNLLNNQVERLYLEDLLDKENLSPNLAILRLIIIPKAQAGVEARQILNKATTET is encoded by the coding sequence ATGAAAACTGATAAATTATTTTACAGAATTTTTTTAAATCAACCTGGATTAATCTCAGAATTAGTATCCGGTATCCCCCCTGATTGTGAATTTGAATATAGTGCGCCCGTCATCAAAGAAAACGAAACCCGTTTAGATGGATTATTAACACCAGTAAACAAAAAAACAGATTTTCCACTAATCTTTCTCGAAGCGCAAATGCAAAGAGATCAGAAATTTTATGGGCGTTACTTTCGAGGTATATTTAGCTATCTTGAACAATATGAAACCAAGGGAAGTTGGCAAGGATTACTAATTATATTAAACAACAGATTAGACTTAGGTTCAGAAATTCCCTATCAAAATTTACTCAATAACCAAGTAGAAAGATTATACCTAGAAGACTTATTAGACAAAGAAAACCTCAGCCCAAATTTAGCCATATTAAGATTAATCATCATCCCCAAAGCACAAGCAGGAGTTGAAGCCAGACAAATTTTAAACAAGGCAACCACAGAAAC
- a CDS encoding glycoside hydrolase family 99-like domain-containing protein, translating to MSKLNSDIRAIAFYLPQYHPIPENDQWWGKGFTEWTNVAKSKPLFKEHYQPHLPADLGFYDLRLPEARQAQADLAREYGIHGFCYYHYWFNGKRLLERPFNDVLASGKPDFPFCLCWANENWTKRWDGQDQEILAEQVYGEESDRLHMQWLAQAFQDPRYIRVEGKPLFLVYRAMNIPDPKKTSQIWREEARKLGVGEIFLCRVESFSDEHTDPTQIGFDAAVEFQPDWGELGLPLQTGRRWNLARKLKLAAKAYANNRIFDYSSMVEAMLKKADPAYLRFPCVTPSWDNSPRRRENATIIKDSSPEIYEYWLKQVIQNTVKDHRNSEKIVFINAWNEWAEGNHLEPCQKWGRAYLEATGRTLKL from the coding sequence ATGTCAAAACTCAATTCTGACATTCGTGCGATCGCCTTCTACCTCCCCCAATATCATCCCATTCCTGAAAATGATCAATGGTGGGGCAAGGGTTTTACAGAATGGACAAATGTAGCTAAATCCAAGCCTTTATTTAAAGAACACTATCAACCCCACCTTCCTGCTGACTTAGGCTTTTATGATTTGCGCCTACCAGAAGCGCGACAAGCTCAAGCTGACCTAGCACGAGAATACGGTATTCACGGATTTTGTTATTATCACTATTGGTTTAATGGTAAACGATTATTAGAACGTCCTTTTAATGACGTACTTGCTTCAGGAAAACCAGACTTTCCCTTTTGTCTTTGCTGGGCTAATGAAAACTGGACAAAACGGTGGGATGGTCAAGATCAAGAAATTCTAGCCGAGCAAGTCTATGGCGAAGAAAGCGATAGACTGCATATGCAGTGGCTGGCTCAAGCTTTTCAAGATCCTCGATATATTCGTGTAGAGGGAAAACCTCTTTTTCTGGTTTATCGAGCTATGAATATTCCTGATCCAAAAAAGACCAGTCAAATTTGGCGCGAAGAAGCCCGTAAATTAGGAGTAGGTGAGATTTTTCTATGTCGTGTAGAAAGCTTTTCTGATGAACATACTGATCCCACTCAAATTGGTTTTGATGCAGCAGTGGAATTTCAGCCAGATTGGGGAGAATTAGGTTTACCCTTGCAAACAGGTAGACGGTGGAATTTAGCCAGGAAACTCAAATTAGCAGCAAAGGCTTACGCCAATAACCGAATTTTTGACTATTCGTCAATGGTTGAAGCAATGTTAAAAAAGGCTGACCCCGCTTATCTTCGCTTTCCTTGTGTCACCCCATCGTGGGATAATTCTCCTCGTCGTCGAGAAAATGCAACGATTATTAAAGATTCTTCACCAGAAATTTACGAGTATTGGTTGAAACAAGTTATTCAAAACACAGTTAAGGATCACCGTAATAGCGAAAAAATTGTTTTTATTAATGCTTGGAATGAGTGGGCTGAAGGTAATCACTTAGAGCCTTGTCAAAAATGGGGTCGGGCATATTTGGAAGCAACCGGCAGAACATTGAAGCTTTAA
- a CDS encoding DUF29 domain-containing protein yields MSAITAQEQKAQMLDTAQIATQVHDLDFYQWVQTTIDNIQRGAIETIDWDYLVEELRDLGNEQKNQLESRLLVLYEHLLKLTYWWQERDYNQRGWRATILEQRKQLKRLLNRSPSLKPYFQEVAQEIYDDACQITSVKTGLNANLFPPSPIANIEQVLNEDWLPELKEDC; encoded by the coding sequence ATGTCCGCTATAACTGCCCAAGAGCAAAAAGCTCAAATGCTCGATACCGCTCAAATAGCGACCCAAGTTCACGATCTTGATTTTTATCAATGGGTACAAACTACTATTGATAATATCCAGAGAGGGGCGATCGAAACCATTGATTGGGATTACTTAGTGGAGGAGTTGCGGGATTTGGGCAACGAGCAAAAAAATCAGCTAGAAAGTCGCTTATTAGTTCTTTATGAACATTTACTTAAATTGACTTATTGGTGGCAAGAGCGTGATTACAATCAAAGGGGATGGCGAGCCACTATTCTAGAACAACGGAAACAACTCAAGCGACTTTTAAACCGGAGTCCGAGCCTAAAGCCTTATTTTCAAGAAGTTGCCCAAGAAATTTATGATGATGCTTGCCAGATTACAAGCGTGAAGACTGGTTTAAATGCAAATCTATTTCCCCCATCTCCTATTGCCAATATAGAGCAAGTTTTGAATGAAGATTGGCTGCCAGAGTTAAAAGAAGATTGCTAA
- a CDS encoding glycosyltransferase family 4 protein, producing the protein MKIAVWHNLPSGGGKRALFHHVKGLVERGHTVESWCPPTADQTYLPLGDLIKESIVPLAETQPKAGRIANLLSPYQTMVDKIQAMDIHCQQCAEEINKGDFDVLFANACTFFRTTSIARYVNIPKFLYLQEPYRWLYEALPKLPWLALPPFDKPWWTSRSYSLAFLRNQIEVQGFRVQAREELLNAEAFDLILVNSLFSRESVQRAYGIDSKVCYLGVDAELFKPLNLPRQKSVVGLGAIYIGKGLERAVNAVATIEKKDRPSLVWIGNFSDLSYQNEIIKLATSMGVEFIPKVRVSDDEVVKLLNEASVMLYTPILEPFGFAPLEANACGTPVVAIAEGGIRETIKDGINGFLINGNEPVEMGKAISKILNNKELADNMGKNARSYVLEQWSWERGIDRLEKCILNLLCQKA; encoded by the coding sequence ATGAAAATTGCAGTTTGGCATAACTTACCAAGTGGCGGTGGTAAACGAGCCTTATTCCACCATGTAAAAGGATTGGTAGAGCGTGGACATACAGTAGAATCATGGTGTCCACCCACCGCCGATCAAACATATCTTCCTCTTGGTGATCTGATCAAAGAAAGTATAGTCCCGTTGGCAGAAACTCAACCAAAAGCTGGACGGATTGCCAACTTATTGAGTCCCTATCAAACGATGGTTGACAAGATTCAGGCAATGGATATTCACTGTCAACAATGTGCAGAAGAAATAAATAAGGGTGATTTTGATGTTCTTTTTGCCAACGCTTGTACTTTTTTCAGGACAACCTCAATCGCCAGATATGTAAATATCCCAAAGTTTCTCTATTTACAAGAGCCTTATCGCTGGTTATACGAAGCTTTACCAAAATTACCTTGGTTAGCTTTACCGCCTTTTGATAAGCCTTGGTGGACTTCACGCAGTTATTCATTGGCATTTCTAAGAAATCAAATTGAAGTGCAGGGATTTAGAGTTCAAGCTCGTGAAGAGTTGCTAAATGCTGAAGCATTCGATTTGATTTTAGTAAATTCGCTTTTTAGCCGTGAAAGTGTTCAAAGGGCTTATGGAATTGATTCCAAGGTTTGTTATTTGGGAGTTGACGCTGAACTCTTTAAGCCATTGAATCTGCCACGTCAAAAAAGTGTTGTTGGACTAGGGGCGATATATATAGGAAAAGGCTTAGAAAGAGCCGTTAATGCCGTTGCTACTATTGAGAAAAAAGATAGGCCTTCATTGGTCTGGATTGGAAACTTTTCGGATTTATCCTATCAAAATGAAATCATAAAACTTGCCACATCTATGGGGGTGGAATTTATTCCAAAAGTTAGAGTGTCAGATGATGAAGTTGTTAAATTACTAAACGAAGCTTCAGTCATGCTTTACACGCCTATTTTAGAGCCATTTGGCTTTGCTCCTCTTGAAGCTAATGCCTGCGGTACTCCTGTGGTCGCGATCGCCGAAGGTGGGATCAGAGAAACAATCAAAGATGGAATAAATGGTTTTTTAATTAATGGAAATGAGCCTGTTGAGATGGGAAAAGCGATTTCAAAAATATTAAACAATAAGGAGTTAGCTGATAACATGGGTAAGAATGCAAGAAGTTATGTATTAGAGCAATGGAGTTGGGAAAGAGGAATTGATCGTCTAGAAAAGTGCATTCTTAACTTGCTTTGCCAAAAAGCATAG
- a CDS encoding glycosyltransferase family 2 protein, whose product MTSGIVFPPINSVPQDSHRPFWSVMIPTYNGTKYLEQTLKSVLVQDPGVREMQIEVVDDCSTKDDPEELVKDIGQGRVSFFRNPQNVGLVNNWNACIRRSYGRWIHILHQDDVVLPGFYKKLEHDIAIACNDDIGAAFCRYVFMDEDGHWNNLSRLEKRKSGILDNWVQEIAVVQLIQFPSMVVKRNTYENIGGFYPPVHFAADWEMWKRIATNYSVLYEPEILACYRQHTGSESSRLIKTGANITDIIMAIEISKLYLPDTISQEVTMQAREYYAFDALNRANTLINQDNFEAAIAQIKGALKCSHSFNVIKFMLGILRQNKRQLFRLLKTLDS is encoded by the coding sequence ATGACAAGCGGAATCGTATTTCCTCCAATTAATTCAGTGCCTCAAGACTCTCATAGACCATTCTGGTCCGTGATGATTCCCACCTATAACGGGACAAAATACTTAGAACAAACACTGAAAAGTGTCCTAGTTCAAGATCCAGGGGTAAGGGAGATGCAGATTGAGGTTGTAGATGATTGTTCTACTAAAGACGATCCTGAAGAACTTGTCAAAGATATCGGACAAGGTAGAGTTTCCTTTTTTCGCAACCCTCAAAATGTTGGTTTAGTTAATAACTGGAATGCTTGCATCAGAAGATCCTATGGTCGCTGGATTCATATTTTACATCAGGATGATGTTGTCTTGCCAGGATTCTATAAGAAATTGGAGCATGATATAGCTATAGCTTGTAATGATGATATTGGGGCTGCCTTTTGTCGTTATGTTTTTATGGATGAAGATGGCCACTGGAATAACTTATCTAGACTAGAAAAAAGAAAATCAGGTATTCTTGATAATTGGGTGCAAGAAATTGCTGTAGTTCAGCTAATTCAGTTCCCTTCTATGGTTGTAAAACGAAATACCTATGAAAATATAGGGGGCTTCTACCCACCAGTTCATTTTGCGGCTGATTGGGAAATGTGGAAGCGTATTGCTACCAATTATTCGGTTTTGTATGAACCAGAAATATTAGCTTGTTACCGACAGCATACTGGCTCGGAATCGTCTCGCTTAATTAAGACAGGAGCAAATATTACTGACATAATTATGGCAATTGAAATTTCTAAATTGTATTTACCTGATACAATTAGTCAAGAGGTGACAATGCAAGCAAGAGAATATTATGCCTTTGATGCCCTTAATCGGGCTAATACATTAATTAATCAAGATAATTTTGAAGCAGCGATCGCTCAGATTAAAGGAGCACTGAAATGTAGTCACTCGTTTAATGTAATCAAATTTATGCTTGGTATTCTCAGACAAAATAAAAGACAGTTATTTAGGTTACTGAAAACTTTAGATTCCTGA